Part of the Undibacter mobilis genome is shown below.
GCCACGGGCGAGCCTCGTCTTGATCGAGATGACGAGGCCGGAAATGCCGCCGCGCGCGAACAGCACGATCAGCACCAGCAGCGGGCCGAAGATCAGCTTCCAGTTCTCGGTGAAGCCGGCCAGCGCTTCCTCCAGCAGCAGGAACGAGGCGGCGCCGACGATGGCGCCATAAAGAGTGCCGAGGCCGCCGAAGATCACCATGATGATAAGTTCGCCGGAGCGCTGCCATGACATATAAGCCGGGCTGACGAACTCGGTCGCGTTGGCAAGCAGGAAGCCGGCGAGGCCGCCGAGGGCGCCGGCGATGACGTAGCCGATACGCTGATAGCGGAAGACGTCGAAGCCGATGGTCGCCATGCGTGTCGGGTTCTCGCGCGCGCCGCGGAACACGCGGCCGAAGCGCGAATAGACCACGGCGCGCAGCATGAAATAGGCGCCGGCGAGGAAGGCAAGGGTCACGTAGTACAGCGCCCGGTCGTCCTTGAACACGGCAAGGCCGAACAAGGTCGAGCGCGCCGGCAGGGTGATACCGTCGTCGCCGCCATAGGGCGCCAGCGAGCCGGCAATGAAATAGGCCATCTGTCCGAAAGCCAGCGTGATCATGATGAAGTAGACGCCGCTCGTGCGCAGGCAGATCGTTCCGGTGACATAGGCGAACAACGCACTCACGAGAATCGCCAGCGGCAGCGTGATCGCCATGTCGGTGACGCCGTGGGCGCCGGCGATCGCCACCGTATAGGCCCCCAAGCCGATGAAGGCGGCGTGGCCGAAGGTGACGAGTCCGCCGAAGCCGCACAGGAAATCGACCGCCAGCGCGGCAATGGCAAACACCATCACGCGGATGATCAGGTTGAGGATGTATCCCTGCGGGCCGAAGGCCGCGGCGAAGGGCACCACCGCCAGCAGGGCGAAGATGGCCACCACGGCGATTTCGATGCGGGCGGATTTGTGCGCCGGCAATGCGGGAGCGAGCATGCTCATCAGGAGCGTCCCTTGGCCGGAAACAGTCCGGACGGCCGGAAATACAGCACCAGTGCCATCAGAACGTAGATCAGCATCGAGGCGAGGGCAGGCCCGACAGTGCGCGCCGGCGAGGGCGGCATGACGAGGCGCAGAATGTCGATCATGAACGAGCGGCCGAGCGTGTCGACAAGGCCGATCAGCAGCGCCGCCATGAAGGCGCCGCGCATCGAGCCGATGCCGCCGATGACGATGACCACGAAAGCGAGGATCAGCACGCTGTCGCCCATGCCGGGCTCGACCGACAGGATCGGCGCGATCATGACGCCAGCGAAGGCGGCGAGCATGGTGCCGAAGCCGAACACGATCATGAACAGGCGGCGGATATCGACGCCGAGCGCCGAAACGATGCGGGCATGGGTGGCGCCGGCGCGCACCAGCATGCCGACGCGCGTGCGTGCCACCAGAAAATAGAGCATCAGCGCAACGATCAATCCGGAAGCGATGATGACCAGCCGCCACACCGGATAAACAAGCCCCGGCATGATCTGCACGGTGCCGGCCAGCGCCTCGGGGATCGGCAGGTTGAGCGGCGCCGCGCCCCACACCACCTTCACGCCCTGGTTCAGGAAGATGATGATGCCGAAGGTCGCGATCACCTGCTCGAGATGGTCGCGGTCGTAAAGCTGACGGAAAATAGTGAATTCGAGCAGCAGGCCGAAGGCCAGCGCTGCGGCGAGCGCGAGGATCAGCGCCAGCACGAAGGAGCCGGTCAGCGCATAGAACATCACCGCCAGATAGGCGCCCAGCATGTACTGGACGCCATGCGCGAGGTTGATGAAGTCCATGACGCCGAACACGAGCGTCAGCCCGGCTGCGATCAGGAACAGCAGCACGCCGAGCTGCAGGCCGTTGAGGGTCTGGACGATGAAGAGGGTGAAGGACATAGCTTATGTGATCCTAGGCACCGATCGGGTCGCACACTCGGTGTCGTCAGCGGGCTTGTCCCGGTGATCCCGCTTAGGCTGGCACAGTTCCTAATAATCGGGATGGCCGGGTCAAGCCCGGCCATGACACCGAATTTGAGCAGAGCGGGCGCGTCAGCATCGCACGCAGACGCGCCCTGTCTCTTACTTCATCGCGCAATCTTTGGCGTGCGGATCCTGGTAATCCGTGAACACCTTCTTGTCGATCGAGGTGGCGAACTTGTCGCCGACCTGCACCACCTTCACCTGGTAGAAGTCCTGGATCGGGTAGTTGTTGTTGCCGAATTTGAAGTTGCCGCGCAGCGAGGTGAACGGCGCCTTCTTCATGGCCGCGCGCAGCGCATCCTTGTTGTCGGTCTTGCCGCCGGTCGCCTTCAGCGCGCCATCGATCAGGAGGCCAGCATCGTAGGACTGGAAGGCGTAGGACGCCGGGATCGCGCCGCCGTATTCCTTTTCGTAAGCCGCGACGAACTTCTTGTTCTGCGGCGTATTGAGGTCGGGAGCCCAGTTGGCGCCGCCGAAGAAGCCGAGCGCGGCTTCCTTCTGCGCCGGCAGCGTCGATTCATCGACGGTGAAGGCGGAGAGGAATTTCACCTTGTCGGCGAGGCCGGCCTGGCGGAACTGCTTGACGAAATTCACACCCATGCCGCCGGGCAGGAACACGAACACCGCGTCCGCGCCGGAGGCGGCGATCTTCGACAGTTCGGCCGAATAGTCGAGCTGGTTGAGCGGCACATAGACTTCGTCGGCGAGTTCGCCCTTGTAGAAGCGCTTGAAACCCGCGAGCGAATCCTTACCCGCCGGATAGTTCGGCGCCATGATGAACGGCTTCTTGATGCCGGCATCCTGCGCGTATTTGCCCATCACCTCGTGGTTCTGGTCGTTCTGGTAAGAGGTGACGAAGAAGTTCGGGTTGCAGTCCTTGCCGGCGAAGTTCGAGGTGCCGGCGTTCGGCGAGATCAGGATGGTGCCGCTTTCGGTCACCGGCTTCATGATCGCGACGAGAATGTTGGAGAAGATCGGTCCGACGACAAAATCGACCTTGTCGCGGTCGACCAGCGCCTTGGCCTTGCTGACGGCGACGTCCGGCTTGAGTTCGTCGTCCTGCACGATCAGTTCGACCTCGCGGCCGCCCAGCTTGCCGCCATTTTCCTTAATCGCGAGCTGCAGACCGTTGCGGAGCTGCTGGCCGAGCACCGCAGCGGGGCCGGACAGCGTGGTGACGACACCGATTTTCAGCTTTTCCTGCGCAAAGGCCGGACCCTGCGCGCCGCTGGCGACCATGATCGCAGCCACGGCAACCGACATCAGCAATTTGTTGATCATTGCTCTACCCCTTCCCGAATTGACGGAGGCAAGGCGTGCTTGCCCGCTGCCGAACTATGCCCGGCCATCATTGACCTGGCTACTCCACGGGAGATATTTTAGATTTAAAATATCTCCCGTGTGAAGCACTATCTTTAAGCACGGACGAGCTGAGAGTGGCACTATTTACTGCAATGCACGGTTTGTCGTTGGCGCGAAAAACCGCGTGCTAGATTGGAGGAGAGGCCTCCTCTGGAAGGACTTGCGCTGAAGGGATCTGCGCTGAAAGGATTAACGCGTTGCCGTATGGCATTCTCCCCGCGACACTGAAGGCCTGGCTGGATCACCGCACTGCGGCATCGGCCAAGCCCGTCGCTGCCCCGGCGCCGCCATCGACCACGAACCATCGGAGTGAAGACATGCAGACGCTGACCGCTGGCATCACCAAGGCCGGCACCGGGATCGAAGGTATCTCTTGGAGCATTCTCGGCCAGACCTATGTGCCGAAAACGTTGTGCGAGAGCTCATTCTCCTGGCATGCGACTTTTCCGCCGGGCACTTTCGTGCCGCCGCACATCCACCCCACCCAGGACGAGTTCATCTACCTGTTCGAGGGCCGTCTCGACCTGATGCTCGATGGCAAGGACTTCGTGGCGCAACCGGGCGACGTCATCCGCCTGCCGATGGGGCTGCCGCACGGCATCTTTAACAAGCAGGACCAGACGGTGAAGTGCTTCTTCTGGGTGTCGCCGACGCGCAAGCTCTACGACCTGTTCTGGGCGATTCACTCAATGAAGGAACAGAAGCCGGACGAGGTCGTCGCGCTTTCCGCCCGTCACGAGGTCATGTTCCTGCCGCCGCCGGCGCAGTGACACGGATCGCGATCGGCCTCATCCTGAGGAGTGCACGAAGTGCGCGTCTCGAAGGATCGAGGCCGCCCCATGGTTCGAGACGGGCCTTCGGCCCTCCGCACCATGAGGGCGGAATTTATTCAAAATGCCGCTTGACTGTATTTAAGCCTAGGTCTATATTCCCCTGCGTCCCGCCCTCGTTACGAGGGGTGTCTGATCAGCGTCTCCAGATGCTGGGGCGGGGAGCGGTGGCCGGGTTCGGGGCGTCGGAGATGCGGCGCAAATTCCCCGCCCGGCGGTCCAAGCCGCTCGCTCCCGGCGCGCCTTGCCGCGCGCCACTGGGGCGGAACTGCGCGTGCCAAGGGAGCAGAAGTCTTCGGCGGCGGGGCGATCGACACCAGGTCGCGCCCAAACCGGAGGCGAGGAAGCCACCCCGCCCGCGCAGGGAAGTCCCGCAGCGGTGGATAGCAATGGTCCGTCCACCGGGGGTCGAGCGGAGCAAGCCACAAAACACCGCGTGCGGAACGCCGGAGGTCCGGCAATTCCGTGGTGACGATGCTCGCGTGAATCTAACTCACACATCACGCGAGGCTGCGGGGCTGTTCGGGCCCGGCGTTCCGCGCGCCCTCGTTATCGAAGGGCGATGGAATGAAGGTTTGGGACTGCGGCCTGCCCGGGGCCGACCAAACAATGCGGGCGATGACGCGTGTCTGTAATGTGACATTCGACATGGAACTTCACGCCGCACCAATGCGGCGCCGACCATGCACGTTCCACCTGCGAACAAATTGAATGTCTGCCGAGTGAGACGGTTCACTATCGCTGTGATGGACGCGAACCGGATGTTGTTCGTCGGCATTGTCTGCCGCATACGGGGTGGCCGTGAAAATCGTATTCTTTCTGGAAATCGCGCTGTTCGCCGCGGCGTTTATCGCATTGCATCGCGCGCTTCGTGTGCGCGAAGCTGCCGCCGCGTCGCTGGTTGGCCAAGCGCTGACGGTGACGGCGAAGCGTGCCCTGCGTGACGCGCCGGCCGGGCAAGGCGACGCCGCCGCGCGGAGTTAGGCCGCTTTGTTGACCTGCGTCTTCGCAAAACCTGCGGTCGAGGCATAACCGCGCACGATCGCCTTGCGGTCTTCGTAGGACAGAACGTCGTCGATATTGCTGAAGCCATCCGGCGCACGAGCCTCAATGGCGTCGATGACGCCTTCCGGCCCGCCCTTGCGGTTCATCAGCACGATCTGTGTCGTCATCGGCAGGCGCTCCTGATCGTATTGCCACAGCGCATGCATGGCATTGTCCGCCGTGACCAGCCTGTCTGCGAGGCAGCGCGCGTCGAGGATCGCCTGCGAGGCGCCGTTGGAACCGACCGGATACATCGGGTGTGCGGCGTCGCCGAGCAAGGTGACGCGGCCATGCGACCAACGTGGCAGCGGCTCGCGGTCGCACAATGGATATTCCCAGAACTCGCCGCTGGCTTCGATCAGGTGCGATACGTCGATGAACGGCAGGTTGAATTTCTGAACATAGGGACGCAGGTCATCCCAGCGGCCGAGGCGCGACCAGTCTTCCTTGCGCGGCGTGGTGCCGCCTGCCGCCACCTTGGCCATGATCGCCCAGTTGGTGAGGCGGCGGTCCGGTGCCGATCCTTCGGCGATCGGATAGAGCACGAATTTGGCCTCCATGCCGCCGGCGATGATCATCGAGCGGCCGGTCATGAATTGCGGCCAGTCGACCGCGCCGCGCCACAGGATCGTGCCGTTCCAGATGGCGGGGCTCTCTTGCGGGAACAGTTTGGCGCGCACGAAAGAATGGATGCCGTCGGCGCCGATCAGTACATCGCCGCGTGCGGTTTTGATGTGGCGGCCCTGGCGGTCGAAGAAATAGGCGGAGACGCCGGACTCGTCCTGCATGAAATGGCCGAGACGGTGGCCGGTGTTGACCTTGCCTTCGCCGAGACGGGCGCGGACGGCCTGGTAGATGACGCCTTGCAGGCGGCCGCGATGGATCGAGAATTGCGGAACTTCGAAGCCGGCATCAGTGCCACGCAGTTCGTGCCAGACGGTCTGGCCGAAGCGATTGGCATAGAACAGCTCGTAAGTGCGGATTGCTACGGCGTCGAGACGCTCGAGCAGGCCGAGCTCCTTCAACTCCTTGATGGCGTGGGGCAGGGTGTTGATACCGACACCGAGCTCGCGGATCGTGTCCGCCTGTTCGTAAACCTCGCAGTCGATGCCGCGGGCATGGCACATTAAAGCTGTGGTCAGTCCGCCCACCCCGCCGCCGATAATGATCGCCTTCATCACGCACACTCTTGCCTGTTACGCGGCTTCCCGTCGTTAATTCATTGCATCCAAGGGCTTAAGCGGCAACCCCGGTTTGCAAACAGGGTAACCGGCCCGCAGGGTACAGCATCGGGATACTTTAAGCCTAAAATATTTAGGTTGCTAATATCTCGCGGTAGTCGCAGACTGTGCCGGCAAACGAGCGATGGAGCGTGCCGATGCGTGCGGCGATGCGGACGGTCATTCTGGGCGGTGGTCCCGGCGGTCTCTATTTTGCGATCTCGCTGAAATTGCGCAATCCCGCCCATGAAGTCGTGGTGATCGAGCGCAACCGGCCCAACGACACGTTCGGCTGGGGTGTGGTGCTCTCGGCCGACACGCTCGACAATCTCGACGTCAACGACGCCAAGAGCGCAAAAGCGATCCGCGACAGCTTCGTCTACTGGGATGACATCGCCGTGCACTATCGCGGCGCGACGATGCGCTCGGGCGGCCACGGTTTCTCCGGCGTTGGCCGCATGCGGCTCCTCAATATCCTGCAGGAGCGGGCCACCGAACTCGGCGTCGACATCCGCTTCGAAACCGAGGCGCAGCCCCTCGAGGCCTACAAGGACTATGACCTCATCGTCGGTGCGGACGGCGTGAATTCCCGCGTGCGCGAGGCTTACGCCGACGTATTCAAGCCGAACATCGACGTGCGCGCCTGCAAATATATCTGGCTCGGCACGCACCAGAAGTTCGACGACGCCTTCACCTTTATCTTCGAAGAGACGGAGCACGGCTGGATCTGGGTGCATGCCTACCAGTTCAATGCCGATACCGCGACCTTCATCGTCGAATGTTCGGAGGAGACCTGGAAGAAATCCGGCTTCGACACAATGTCGACCGACGAGACCATTGCCCGCTGCGAAAAGATCTTCGCCAAATATCTCAACGGCAATGCACTGATGTCCAATGCGCGCCACCTGCGCGGCTCGGCCTGGCTTAACTTCAACCGCGTTCTGTGCGAGCGCTGGTCGGCCGGCAATGTCGTGCTGCTCGGCGATTCCGCGGCGACCGCGCATTTCTCGATCGGCTCCGGCTCCAAGCTCGCCATGGAGAGCGCGATCGCGCTTGCCAATTACATCGACAGCGAGCCGGACATGGCCGCCGCCTTTGCGCGCTACGAGGTCGAGCGCCGCACCGAAGTGCTGCGGCTGCAGAGTGCCGCCCGCAACTCGATCGAATGGTTCGAGGAGGTCGAGCGCTATCTGCATCTCGACCCGGTGCAGTTCAATTATTCGCTGCTCACCCGCTCGCAGCGTATCAGCCACGAGAACCTGCGCGCGCGCGATGGCGCCTGGCTGGCCGGCGCCGAAAAGTGGTTCGAGCGGCAGGCGACTGGCGCCGAGCCGAAATCGGCCCGCCGGCCGATGTTCGTTCCGTTCAAGGTGCGCGGCGTCGAACTGACGAATCGCGTCGTCGTGTCGCCGATGGCGCAGTATCGCGCGGAAGGCGGCATGCCGAGCGACTGGCATCTGGTGCATTACGGCGAGCGCGCCAAAGGCGGCGCCGGCCTGGTGTTCACCGAGATGACCTGCGTATCGCCGGAAGGCCGCATCACGCCCGGTTGCGCCGGCATGTATGCGCCAGAGCACGAAGCAGCATGGAAGCGCATCGTCGATTTCGTTCACGGCGAAACCGATGCGAAAATCGCGCTGCAAATCGGCCATGCCGGCCCGAAGGCCTCGACCCAGCTCGGCTGGGAAGAAAACGAAGAGCCGCTGAAATCCGGCAACTGGCCGATCCTGTCCGCCTCGGCCGTGCCGTGGAGCCCGAACCATCAGACGCCGCGCGCGGTGACGCGCACCGACATGGACCGGATCCGCGACGACTTCGTCCGCGCCGCCGAGATGGGTGAGCGTGCCGGTTTCGACTGGCTGGAACTGCATTACGCCCACGGCTATCTGATGTCGGCCTTCATCACGCCGCTCACCAATACGCGCACCGACGACTACGGCGGCAGCCTGGACAACCGCCTGCGCTTCCCGCTCGAGGTGTTCCGTGCCGTGCGCAAAGTGTGGCCGGATCACAAGCCGATTTCGGTGCGCATTTCGGCCAATGACTGGGTCGGGCCCAAAGGCATCACGCCGCAGGACGCGGTCGAGATTTCGCGGATCCTGCATGAGGCCGGCGTCGACATGGTTGATGTCTCCGCGGGCCAGACCTCGCCAGAGTCGAAACCGGTCTATGGCCGCATGTTTCAAACGCCGTTCTCCGACCGCATCCGCAACGAGGCCGGCGTCGCCACGCTCGCGGTCGGCAATATCTACGAGCCGGATCACGTCAACTCGATCCTGATGGCCGGCCGCGCCGATCTCGTCTGTCTGGCGCGCCCGCATCTCGCCAATCCATACTGGACCTTGCACGCCGCGGCCGACGCCAATGACCACGGCGTCACTTGGCCGAAGCCGTACTGGGGCGGTCGCGACCAGATGTATCGCCTGAAGTCGCGCCCGGACGTGATGACAGGGAAAGTGTAATGGCCGCTCTTGCCGGCAAGCACGCTTTGGTGACAGGCGGCGGCTCCGGCATCGGCGCCGCCATCGCCCGTGCGCTTGCCGCCGAAGGCGCGGCGCTATCACTCGTCGGTCGCCGCAAGGAGCCGCTCGAAGCGATGGTGAAACAGTTGCCGAAAGCGAGCGCGATCGTTGCCGACATTACCAGCGGTACCGAATGCAAGGCGATGGCCGAGGCCGCACGCGCTGCGCATGGCGCCATCGATATTGTCGTTGCCAATGCCGGCATGGCGGCGAGCGCGCCTGCGTCACGGATTGACGCCGCGCACTGGCAGCAGATGATCGGCGTCAACCTCACCGGCGCCTTTAACACTGCGCAGGCCGCGCTCGCCGACGTCACGCGTCAGCCGGGCGGGCGCATTGTCTTCGTTGCGTCGACCGCCGGCCTCAAGGGCTATTCCTATGTTGCCGCCTATGTCGCCGCCAAGCACGGCGTCATCGGCCTGATGCGTGCGCTCAGCGTCGAACTGGCGGCCAAGGGTACGACGGTAAACGCCGTATGCCCTGGCTTCACCGACACGCCGCTGCTCGCCGGCGCCGTCGATACCATCATATCCAAGACCGGCCGCAGCGCCGATGCCTCGCGCGCCGAATTGGCCAAAGACAATCTGCATGGGCGCCTGATCACGCCCGAGGAAGTGGCGCAGACCGTGCTTTATCTGTGCGTACCGTCCTCCGGCTCAGTGAACGGCCAGGCCATCGCGGTGACGGGAGGCCCGGTATGAACGGTCCGAAGCTGAAGGCGGCCACGCGCCCGCTCAGCAAGCAGCACCTGCGTTTGTGGCTGCGCCTGCTGCGCGCCGCGCGCCGTATTGAGTCGGAATTGCGCGAGCGCCTCCGCAAGGAATTTGCGATCACGTTGCCGCAGTTCGACGTCATGGCGGCGCTGGCGCGCAAGGAAGACGGCATGACGATGACCGAGCTGTCGCGCATGCTGATGGTCTCGAACGGCAATGTCACGGGCATCATCGACCGGCTGACCACCGACAAAGTAGTGCTGCGCCAGGCGCCGGCGAATGATCGCCGCTCTTTCATCGTGCGCTTGACGCCGAAGGGTGCGGCGCAATTCGCCGTGATCGCACGCGCCCATGAGGAGTGGGTCGATGAGCTGCTCGCCGATTTCGATGCGGCGCAGACCGAAGACCTTATTGAAATGCTCGGCGGCCTGTCGGCGGACCGCCACGGAGGAACGCAGCAATGAAAATGGCTGATTACAAGCCGCGGCACTTCAACTGGCGCGTCGAGGGCACGGTCGCCGTGATGTCGCTTGACCGTCCGGAGCGCAAGAACCCGATGACGTTCGAGTCCTACGCGGAAATGCGCGACACCTTCCGCCAACTCAGCTACGCCGACGACATCAAGGCGGTGGTGATCGCCTCGAACGGCGGCAATTTCTGCTCGGGTGGCGACGTTCACGACATCATCGGCCCGCTGCTCGACAAGGACATGAAGGGCCTGCTCGAATTCACGCGCATGACCGGCGATCTGGTCAAGGCGATGAACGCCGCGCCGCAGCCGATCATTTCGGCGGTGGACGGTGTCTGCGTCGGTGCCGGCGCGATGATCGCGCTGTTCTCCGACATGCGCATCGGCACGCCGGCGGCGAAGACCGCGTTCCTGTTCACGCGTGTGGGCCTCGCCGGCTGCGACATGGGCGCATGCGCCATGTTGCCGCGTGTCATCGGCCAGGGCCGGGCCGCGGAATTGCTCTACACCGGCCGGGTCATGTCGGCGGACGAAGCCGAGCGCTGGGGCTTCTTCAACAGGCTCACCGACGGCGCGCAGCTTGAGGCCGAAGCCCTCAAGTTGGCGCAGCAACTCGTTGCCGGCCCGACTTTCGCGCACATGATGACCAAGACCATGCTGGCGCAGGAATGGTCGATGTCGCTGCCGATGGCGATCGAATCTGAGGCGCAGGCGCAGGCGATCTGCATGCAGACACGCGATTTTCGCCGCGCCTACGATGCCTTCGTCGCCAAGGGCAAGCCGGTATTCGCGGGGGATTGATATGAACTCCGTTCATTTCCGCGAAAGTGGGAATCCAGCTTTGATCCAATCTGGGTCCCCGTTTTCGCGGGGGCGAACGGGAGGATGTGACCATGCCCGATAAATCCTTCCTCACCTGGCCGTTCTTCACTGACGCGCACCGCACCTATGCGGCGACCATCGACGGCTGGGCTCAGGACAAGTTGCAAGCGGTCGATCATCACGACGTCGATACTGCCTGCCGCAAGCTGGTGAAGGCGTTGGGGCAGGGCGGCTTCCTCAAGCACACCGCGCCGGCAACCGAGCATGACAAGCTCGATGTGCGCACTCTGGCGTTGTCGCGTGAGACTTTGGGGCGCTATTCAGGCCTTGCCGATTTCGCCTTCGCCATGCAGGGCCTCGGCGCCGGGCCGATCTCGCTGTTCGGTTCGGCGGATCAGCGCGCAGCGTGGCTACCGAAAACACGGGCCGGCGAAGCCATCGCCGCCTTTGCGCTGTCGGAAGCGGCGTCGGGCTCCGACGTCGCCAACATCACCACCAGCGCGAAACGTGACGGTGACTCCTACGTCATCGATGGCGAGAAAACTTGGATCTCCAATGGCGGCATTGCCGACATGTATGTCGTCTTCGCTCGTACCGGTGAAGCGCCCGGCGCCAAGGGTCTGTCGGCTTTCATCGTCGAAGGCTTCAATCCCGGTCTGTCGATCGCCGAACGGCTCGAGGTTATCGCGCCGCATCCTCTCGCGCGCATTGCTTTCAAGGACTGCCGTGTGCCGGTCTCGGCGCTGATCGGCAAACCGGGCGATGGCTTCAAGATCGCGATGGCGACGCTCGACGTGTTCCGCACCACGGTCGGCGCCGCCGCGCTCGGCTTTGCCCGCCGCGCACTCGACGAGACGGTGAAGCGGGCGGGTACACGGCATCTGTTCGGTGCGCCGCTCGGCGAGTTGCAGATGGTGCAGGGACACATCGCCGACATGGCGCTCGATATCGACGCTGCGGCGCTGCTGGTTTATCGCGCGGCATGGACCAAGGACATGGGGGCCGCCCGGGTGTCGCGCGAGGCGGCGATGGCCAAGCTGTATGCCACCGAGGCTGCGCAGCG
Proteins encoded:
- a CDS encoding acyl-CoA dehydrogenase family protein, with the translated sequence MPDKSFLTWPFFTDAHRTYAATIDGWAQDKLQAVDHHDVDTACRKLVKALGQGGFLKHTAPATEHDKLDVRTLALSRETLGRYSGLADFAFAMQGLGAGPISLFGSADQRAAWLPKTRAGEAIAAFALSEAASGSDVANITTSAKRDGDSYVIDGEKTWISNGGIADMYVVFARTGEAPGAKGLSAFIVEGFNPGLSIAERLEVIAPHPLARIAFKDCRVPVSALIGKPGDGFKIAMATLDVFRTTVGAAALGFARRALDETVKRAGTRHLFGAPLGELQMVQGHIADMALDIDAAALLVYRAAWTKDMGAARVSREAAMAKLYATEAAQRVIDAAVQIHGGDGVRSGHPVETLYREIRALRIYEGASDVQKIIISRAVTTVAER